One window of the Lepeophtheirus salmonis chromosome 7, UVic_Lsal_1.4, whole genome shotgun sequence genome contains the following:
- the LOC121121843 gene encoding uncharacterized protein produces MDIITFINAVKIHDCLWNMKSSSYKDKDKKTQAWESISEATGVDAMRCIAKWKYLRDKFVRELKREKVHRVASRWSFFEHMQFINEFTYSKTNYFIPSVKTSALPSDLSSSPIVIENNTYKKNSNHSQNDEDVLFGKQVVCKLKRLNNIQKSTVKIAILETFLRFESEADHNY; encoded by the exons ATGGATATTATTACGTTTATAAATGCTGTCAAGATTCACGATTGTCTTTGGAATATGAAATCCAGTTCATATAAGGATAAAGACAAAAAGACCCAGGCATGGGAGAGTATCTCCGAAGCT ACTGGTGTTGATGCAATGCGATGTATTGCAAAATGGAAATATCTGAGAGATAAGTTCGTGAGGGAATTAAAGAGAGAGAAAGTTCATCGTGTTGCATCCCGATGGTCTTTTTTCGAGCATATGCAATTCATCAATGAATTTACTTATTCGAAAAC gAATTATTTCATACCCAGTGTTAAAACAAGTGCTCTGCCAAGTGATTTATCTTCCTCGCCCATAGTCATAGAGAAcaatacttacaaaaaaaattctaaccaTTCGCAAAACGACGAGGACGTTTTATTCGGAAAACAAGTCGTTTGCAAATTAAagagattaaataatattcaaaagtcTACAGTCAAAATAGCCATCTTAGAAACTTTTCTTCGATTTGAAAGTGAAGCGGATcacaactattaa